Proteins from a genomic interval of Thermoanaerobacterium thermosaccharolyticum DSM 571:
- the trpA gene encoding tryptophan synthase subunit alpha encodes MNRIDKKFYELKQKGLKAMIPFITAGDPSLDVTVELVFKMEEGGADIIEIGIPYSDPLADGPIIQASSTRALKNGTKINNIMNAVKKIRQKSEIPLVYLVYYNSIFKYGIERFVNEAKESGIDGLIIPDLPLEERKDIKEISEKYGIYLIPLVAPTSKERIKSICESGKGFVYCVSTKGVTGIRNSIETDIKEYMRTVSEYTNMPKAIGFGISGPDMAKRFAPYCDGIIVGSAIVKMINDSRSKEEIYDNVKKFVFSIKEAI; translated from the coding sequence ATGAATAGAATAGACAAGAAATTTTACGAGTTAAAGCAAAAAGGCCTTAAGGCTATGATTCCTTTTATTACTGCAGGTGATCCTAGTTTAGATGTAACCGTCGAATTAGTGTTTAAAATGGAAGAAGGAGGAGCTGATATCATTGAAATAGGGATTCCGTACTCTGATCCGCTGGCAGATGGACCAATAATACAAGCTTCATCTACAAGAGCATTAAAAAATGGTACAAAAATTAACAATATAATGAATGCTGTCAAAAAAATAAGACAAAAAAGTGAAATACCGCTTGTCTACCTTGTGTATTATAATTCAATCTTCAAATATGGCATTGAAAGATTTGTAAATGAAGCCAAAGAATCCGGAATAGACGGACTTATAATACCTGATTTGCCATTAGAAGAAAGAAAAGATATTAAAGAAATATCTGAAAAATATGGTATTTATCTAATACCATTAGTTGCACCAACTTCAAAAGAGAGGATTAAAAGTATTTGTGAAAGTGGAAAGGGTTTTGTGTATTGTGTCTCTACAAAAGGCGTTACAGGAATAAGAAATTCTATTGAAACAGATATTAAAGAATATATGAGAACTGTATCGGAATATACAAATATGCCTAAAGCCATAGGTTTTGGTATCTCTGGTCCTGATATGGCAAAAAGATTTGCACCGTACTGTGATGGAATAATAGTTGGTAGTGCAATTGTGAAAATGATAAACGATTCAAGAAGTAAAGAAGAAATATATGATAATGTGAAAAAATTTGTATTTTCCATTAAAGAAGCTATATGA
- the bcp gene encoding thioredoxin-dependent thiol peroxidase, whose protein sequence is MIELEKEAPDFTLKSSDGNDVSLSDFKGKKVVLYFYPKDNTPGCTKEACQFRDNINTVKNKDAVILGVSLDDIESHKKFIEKFNLPFILLSDSDAKVSTEYGVYKEKNMYGKKKMGIERSTFIIDQKGIVKKIFRKVKVDGHVDEILEVLDNID, encoded by the coding sequence ATGATAGAATTGGAAAAAGAGGCTCCTGACTTTACACTCAAATCAAGTGACGGCAATGATGTATCATTAAGTGATTTTAAAGGCAAAAAAGTAGTTTTATATTTTTATCCGAAAGACAACACACCTGGTTGTACAAAAGAAGCTTGTCAATTTAGAGATAATATAAATACAGTTAAAAATAAAGACGCAGTTATTTTAGGTGTAAGCTTGGATGATATAGAATCTCATAAAAAATTTATTGAGAAATTTAACTTGCCATTTATACTTTTAAGCGATTCTGATGCTAAAGTTTCAACAGAATATGGTGTTTATAAAGAGAAGAATATGTATGGAAAGAAAAAAATGGGAATAGAAAGATCCACGTTTATAATAGACCAAAAAGGAATTGTAAAAAAGATATTTCGAAAAGTAAAAGTAGATGGTCATGTAGATGAAATATTAGAAGTACTTGACAATATTGATTAA
- a CDS encoding DUF5665 domain-containing protein: MSEMMEKMKIADYVELMQSPYRLLWLNFVGGLARGFGMAIGFTLLGAIVIYILQRAVLLNLPVIGNIIAHIIKIVQQNL, from the coding sequence ATGTCAGAGATGATGGAAAAAATGAAGATAGCTGACTATGTTGAATTGATGCAGAGCCCTTATAGACTCCTATGGCTTAATTTTGTAGGCGGACTTGCGCGGGGCTTTGGTATGGCGATTGGCTTTACACTTCTCGGAGCTATAGTGATTTATATATTGCAGAGAGCTGTTTTATTAAATTTGCCTGTCATTGGGAACATTATTGCCCATATAATAAAAATTGTTCAGCAAAATTTGTGA